The DNA sequence CTCCAGCAGGGCCGCGCCCGCGCCGGTCAGCACGCCAGCCGTGATGAGCAACGGGATGGCGCAGCACGCGGCGCAGGCGAGGGCGGCCAGCCCACCGGTGACCTTGCTGCACGTCGGCGGGGCGTTGTCCACGACCGGCGGCGTGTGCCGGTGCGCGGGCGTGGCGGACGGCGGGGTGGTGGCCGGGGTGGGCAGGCTCATGCGGTCTCTCCGTGAAGGCGCTCGGCGGTGCCGATGGTCAGGAACGGTATCGGGCAGTCAGCGCAGGTGCAGTTGGTGAGGCTGTCGCAGCGAGCGTCGACCACGTCGGTGAGCGCCGCTCGGATGGCCGTCAGGTTGGCGACCTTCGCGTCGATCTCGGCGATCTTGTCGATGGCTCGTTGCCGGAGGTCGGCGGTGGGGTGCCTGCGGCGTCCGGCGTCGAGCAGCTCGGCGACCTCATCGAGGGTGAAGCCGAGTCGCTGCGCCGCCTTGATGACGTTGAGCAGGGCGACGGTGCCGGGCGGGTAGAGCCGGTGCCCGCCCAGGGTGCGCTCCGGCTCGGCCAGCAGACCGCGGCGTTCGTAGTAGCGCAGCGTCTGCAGGTTGACCCCGGCCGCAGCGGCGACCTGGCTGCTGCGCAGCCCGCTCACGCGGTCACCGTCCCGGCCGCGCGGGCGGCGAGCGCGTCGAGGACGTCGACGTGCGCCGCCGGCACCTCGACGTCCAGCCGCAGAAGCGGGCCGTCCGCCGCGAAGGTGAAGGAGAAGAAGGAGCAGCAAAAGGTCTCCCGGCCGGTCAGGTCCCGTGCGGTCGCCTCGGCGGCCGGGTCGAGATGCCACCGCAGCGCCGTCGGCGACAGCCGCCGCTGTTCGCGGAGGGCGGTGGCGAACAGGTCGTCGAACTCGGCAAGCCGTAGCGGCCGGTCCACGGTCGGCAGCGTGCACGCCTCGGGCACCCACGCCGGGTCTTCGCTGGTCATGGCATGACGGTAAGCCTGTACCCGGGTACAGGATGCAAGTGGCACCGCTCCACCAAAGGGAGGAACTTTGCCAGGACCAGCAGCATCCAGAGCAGCCAGCACGCGGCGACCAGGCAACCACGACGAAGCCCGGGGTTGGAGGTTCGTGAATCGAGGCGACCAGGGCCTGCTGGTCAGGCAGGCGTACGACTCGCATGGCACGCCCCTTCGCGGGGCCGGGTCCCGGTCGCCGTGACGCGCAGCACCATTCGCTGAAAACTGCACCGACTGGTCGGTTAAGTTTCACTCATGACGACACCGCTGAAGGCTGCGCCGAAGCGCCGCTGGGCAGCACTCGCCGTGCTGGTCGGGGCTGTCCTGCTGCTGGCGATCGACGGGACGGTGCTGTACCTCGCCGTACCGTCGCTCACCCGCGACCTGGCTCCGACGGCCGCCCAGGTGCTGTGGATCGGCGACATCTACTCCCTGGCACTGGCCGGCCTGCTGGTCACGATGGGCACGTTGGCCGACCGGATCGGCCGCAAGAGGCTGCTGCTGGCCGGAACCACGGCGTTCGGCCTGGCGTCGCTGCTGGCCGCGTTCGCCCCGACGGCGGAGGCACTGATCGCGGCCCGCCTGCTGCTGGGCGTGGCAGGAGCGACGATCATGCCCTCGACCCTGTCGATCATCCGCAACATGTTCACCGACCAGGCCGAGCGCACCCGGGCGATCGCGGTCTGGTCGGCTGCCTCGGCCGGCGGCATCGCGCTCGGGCCACTGGTCGGCGGCGTGCTCCTGGAGCGGTTCTGGTGGGGCTCGGTGTTCCTGATCAACGTACCGATCATGATCGTGCTCCTGGTCGCGGGCGCCATCCTGCTTCCCGAGTCACGTGATCCCGCTCCCGGCCGCTTCGACCCACTGTCGGCCGGCCTGTCGATGGCGGCGATCGTGCCCTTGGTGTACGCGGTCAAACACGCCGTCGGCTCCGGGTTCGACACCGTCACCGCCACATGCCTCACGGTCGGCCTGGTTGCCGGAGCACTCTTCGTACGCCGGCAGCGACGGCTGCCCGCGCCGATGATCGACGTGGCCCTGTTCCGCAACCCGGCGTTCAGCGGGTCCGTGCTGGCGAACTTCATCTCGATCTTCGCGTTGACCGGGCTGCTGTTCTTCTTCTCCCAGTACCTCCAACTGGCCCGTGGCCTCCGCCCGCTGCTCGCCGGACTGGCCGAGATGCCCGCCACGATCGCCTCGATCGTCGTCGTCGGCCTCGTCGGAATCGCCATGTCCCGACTCGGCCGCGGGCGGGCCATCGCCCTCGGACAGGCCCTGGCCTCCGTCGGACTGGTCCTGATGGCAGTGGCCGAGGGCGCCGACAACTACCTCTGGCTCGGGCTCGCCCTGGTGCCGGTCGGCCTGGGCGTCGGGCTGGCGATGACGCTGAGCACCGACGCCGTGGTGTCGGCCGTTCCACCCCGCAAGGCCGGCTCGGCGGCATCGATCTCCGAGACCGCCTACGAACTGGGCGTCGCGCTGGGTATCGCTATCCTCGGCTCGATCGTGACCCTCGTCTACCGCAAGAACCTGACCATTCCCGACGATCTCCCGACAGACACCCGCAGCGCAGTGGAGGACTCCCTGGCCTCGGCAATGAACGTCCTCGAACCCGGGTCGGCCCTCGCCCACGCCGCACAGGAAGCGTTCGTCCACGCCATGCAGACCACCTCCGTGATCGCGGGCGTCATCACGGCACTGGCCGCAGTCGTCGCCTGGCGCACCATCCCGTCGCCGAAACAACCGGCAGACCGCGACCCCACCACGTCCACGAGTCACTAGGAAGCAGCAACGATGCCCCGCAAAGCCGGACGCCCACCCGAACAGACCCGTCGCATCCTGCTCGACGCGGCCGCCACCGTGATCCGCAACCGCGGCATCACCGCGACCCTGGACGACATCGCCCGCGAGGCCGGCGTATCCAAAGGCGGCCTCATCTACCACTTCGCCAGCAAGGACGAACTCATCCTCGCCCTGGCCACCGACCTGCTCGACGCCTTTCGCAGAGCGGTCCACGCCGCCCTGTCCCCCGACGACCAGACCGCCGGACGGCTCACCCGCGCCTACCTCCACGCCTGCCTGGACCCGACGGACGACGAGCACACCATCCGCGAAAGCCTCACCCTCACCGCCCACCTCATCACCAGCCCCGAGGTCGCCGCCCTCGCCCAGGACGACGCCCAACGGTGGCAGGCCGAACTGGGCGCCGACGGCCTGCCCGCGGACCTCGTCACCCTCGTCGTCGCCGCCGCCGACGGCGCCAGCTACACGCCGATCTGGGGCGGCAGCATCCGCACCGCCGCCCACCAGCGACTCAAACACCAACTCATCGCGCTCACCCACGACCCCTCAGCGTGGAAGCCTGTGGGTCGGTACGGGACAGCGGCAGCAGACCGCGCCGGGACACAGATGCCGGGCCACCGGCAGAATTGACAGTTATTGCCGCGTTCATGCGGTTACGGTCGAGGCGCGGGGACCGGCAATTCGTCCTGCGACAGGCCAAGTTCAGTGAGCCGCCGCTGGTAGGTGTCGAGAAGGTCAGCAGCAGTGGTGTGCTGGCCGGTGGCGGTCAGGGCTCGGGCAGCCCGGAGGTGCCGGTTGTCGGTCCGTCATCGCACCAGAAGAACGGCAACTGGTAGAACAAGGCCGTAAGCGCCACGTGCAGCTCCCGTGACCCCGCGCTCAGCCGGTGACGCGGCCCTCGGCCGTGTCCACGACGAAGCAGGCCGTGTACAGGATCTCCAGCAGGCTGGCCCGGACCAGGGAGAGCACCTCGGCGGGCAGGTCGAGGCGTACCCGGCAGTCACGCGGAAACCCCAACTTGGCCGCTGCCGCGCGGTCCAGCTCCAACGACAGCACCTGCCCGATGAGGGTCCAGGCGCACACCGCCGCGGTCGCCACCTCGCCAGCGCTGTTGATCACCTCGTCCACGTCGCCCCACCTGCCGTTATAGCGCAGGCGGATCATCATGACGTGCAGACCGCCCGCGGACAGGATCAGCGTGGAGCCGTCGTCGGTCTCCCGGACGTCGGCCCGGTCGACGCGGGCCAAGGTATCCACGACGGCGACCGTGGCAACGAGTCTCACAGCCTGGCGAGCAGATTCCGCCAACGGGAAGCGGGTCTGACCGACTCCGAGCCGGGCCGGGTAAAGCTGCCCGCAGGCGGGCCGCGCCGGCAGTCAGTCGGGGACGTCGGCGAGACAGACGTCTGGATCCCGCCGGAGAAGACGGCGAGCACACCGTCATTCAGGAACCGGCCACGCCCGGAGAGTTCTCCCGCCGCCGACAGCCGGTTGGTAGTGGGTGTTGCTGGCGGGCTGACCCCGACGGCTCGATCGGCACCACCGGTGTGGGGACCGGATACGGTGACGTCATGGGCAAACCGACCCGCTGGAGCACCGACACCGGCCCCGACCACTCCCAGTGGTACGTCGACCGGTTCCGTCAACTGGCCGCCGAGGGCGCCGACCTGGGCGGTGAGGCTCGGCTGCTCGACGCCATGGTCGCTCCCGGGTCACGGATCCTCGACGCGGGCTGCGGCACCGGGCGGGTCGGTGCCGCGCTCGCCGCCCGGGGACACACCGTGCTGGGCGTGGACGCCGACCCCGTGCTGGTCGACGCGGCTCGCGCCGACCATCCCGGGCCACGCTGGCTGGTCGCCGACCTGGCCACACTGGACCTGCCGGCGTCCGGAATCACCGAACCGTTCGACGCGGCGGTGGTGGCCGGCAACGTGATGGCCTTCGTCGCGCCCGGCACCGAACGCGACGTGCTGACCAGGATGGCCGCCCACCTGCGGCCGGACGGAATCGTGGTGGTCGGCTTCGGCACCGACCGGGGATACGCCTTGACCGTCTTCGACGCCGACATCGACGCTTCCGGTCTGCGCCGGGAACACCGCTTCGCGACCTGGGACCTGCGCCCGTGGCATGCCGGGGCGGACTTCGCGGTCACCGTTCTCCGCCGCCCGGCGAAGTGAACCAGGACACCGGACCGCTGAGCGGCAGCCGCCAACCGCTCCAAGCCGGTTGCCGGTAACGGTAGCCCGGCCCGGCCGCCCTGACTGACCGGCGGCTCAGCCGAGTGAGCAGGGCGTCCCGTTGAGGGTGAACGAGGACGGGCTGCCGGTGCCACCGGTGTGGGTGGCCACGAACCCGATGGCGATCGCGCCGCCCGGCCCGATGATGACGTGGTCGTCGAGGCCACGGGCGGTGACCTTGCCACTGGACGGCGAGTACACCGCGTTCCAGCCGGTGGTGATGTGTTGGCCGGCGGGCAGCGGGAATGTCAGCACCCAGGAGGTGATCGGAGTTCCGCTGGTGTTGGTGATGGTGATGCTGCTCGTCAGGTAGGTGTCCCAGGTGTAGGCCGAGTAGCGGACGTTGCACGCGGCCCCGGTCGGCGGCGGGCTGGTCGGTGCAGCGGTGGTGGCCGGCGAAGCCGTACTGGCCGGCACGGTGGTCGGCGCGCTGGTGCCGTCCAGGGTGGCGGCCAGCGTTACGGCCGCCGCGGCGACACCGAGAAGGCTGCTCTTCAGTCTCATGGTGGCTGTGATTCCTCCGGAGATCGGCGCACGGCAGCGCGGCGGAAGGAGGGGCGCCTGTCGCCACTGATTGTCCGGTTCGCCTCGCAAGCACCAACGCTAATCGACCACCTTCGATTGTCAAGTCTGCGCCCCGCCTACCCGCGCCGACCTGCAAGATCAGGTTGAAAGGCTCACTCCATCTGCTCGGGGTCGGCGACGGCGGACCGCAGCGGATTCACCTGGCTTGCCGGTCAGGTCCAGGCGCGGTCGAGGGCCAGCGCGAGACGCCTGGCCCACTGCTCGGCGGTACCGGTGACCGTGGGGTACTCGTCGGTGAAGTTGGTCCAGTCGACCTGCCAGGACAACACCGTCTCAGCGGTGAAGGCTTCGGCTTCGGCACCGAGTTCCGGTCGTATGAGCTGGCGGCCAAGGGCTCGTTCGACGGTGGTGTATTCGGCGAGCAGGACCGCGTCGTAGAGGTCCTGGTGCGATCGCCGCCAACGACGGGCCGCCGGCGCCGGGGAGCGGTTGTCCACCGGAGAACGGCAAGCCAGGCCAGCACATCACCATCTGAGACAGACCCTTTCCGGGTCACCAACAATGCCGCTGGTGACCCGCTCAGCCACCCAGCCGCTGCCGCGCGAGAAACTTGGGCACCACCATCCGCCAGGCCTCGGTCACCAGCTCGGTCATGTAGCGGCGGTCGAGCCTCGCAAGATGGCAGCAGACCCAGTTGAAGCGCAGGTCGGAGGCGCGGGGCGGAAAGAAGAGGTCGGGCTCTCCGGCGATGAGGGCGTCCCGCTGCTCTTTGGGATAGGCGAACCCCATCGTGGTTTCGTCGCGTGAAAAGGCGACATAAACCAGTGATCCCACCCGAAACTTGACCCGATCGTGGATCACGTGCTCGCTACTGCGCGGCAGCGTACGCGCAAGCGTCCGAACGTCGACGACCGTAACCACGGCTCCGACGATAGGACAACCCGCACCGTCTCGGCGACCGGCCGCGTCGAACCCGCTGCCATGGCGTGTCGCTGCTCCAGAGAGGACCAAGCTCCCGGCAGAACAGCCGTCGACCAAGACGCACCGCACAGCACGGGAACTTCGTTGCTTGCCCATCCTGCCGGCATCCCGCTGCCCACGCGCAGCCTGACCGGCCTGGCGTCGTCGGATGGCAGCCGACTTGACCTCAGACCTGCTCCGTCATCGGTTGCCAGTCGATGTGGCCGGGGCGCTGTCGGTCGGCGGCCAGGAAGTCGCGTGCTGCCTGGCGGGCGGTTGTCGGGTGGATGCGGGGGTCCTGGCCGTCGAGTTCTCGGTCGGGGTGCCACCGCAGGTACACCCGCACCCACGACCATTCCCGAGCCGCCGAGCCCTTCCGCCTCGGCCACGACCGCCTCTGCATTCCGCATGGTGGCGGCATCGTCGACGCGGTCCTCGACGAGGTGTGGCGCCGCGCGCAGCAACAGGCCGTCGGCGTGGAGATGAGCAAGGCTTTCGTGGAGTCGACCGCCCGCATGGTGCGAGGCGACCCCGGGAATCCCTGATCCGGCCCGGTGGGTGGGATCTGGACGATGGTCTTCGCCGTCCTCGATGCCGCCGGTGTGCCCCCGTGGGATTGGCAGCCGCCGACGGCCGGGCGGCGACGCTGGCACGATACTCAAATCATTTGTATATTCAGCCGCGTGACACGGCCGATGCGCGAACCCACGTTCTGGATCCTGACCGCCCTGGTGGACCAGCCCCGACACGGATACGGGGTGATGCAGCAGGTCACGAAGCTCTCCGGCGGCGAGACCCAGCTGCTGCCCGCGACGCTCTACGCCGCGCTCGACCGGCTCGCCGCCGAGGGCCTGGTCGAAATCGACCGCGAGGAGGCGGTCGGCGGGCGGCTACGCCGCTACTATCGGCTCACCGACGGGGGTGGCGCCGCGCTGACCGCCGAGACGCAGCGACTCAGCCGCAACGTACAGACCGCGAACCGCCTGCTGAACGCCCTGCGCCCACCCGCCGGGCCGGCCACGGCGACGTTCGGATGAGCACAAGCCGCGCCGCGTCGTACCGGCGTCTCCGTCTCCTCGCTTGGACCTACCCACCGGGGCCCCGCCGGGCCGAACTGCTCGACACGATGCTCATGGCCGCCGAGGACGCGGGACGCCGCCGGCCGACCGCCCGAGAGATCTTCGACGTGCTCCGCCACGCCCCACGGGCCCGGCTGGGCCGACCGGGCAGCCGGATGGTGGTTGCCGTCGCCTTGGCCGTCGCCATCCTCTGCGGCTTCGTGACCGCGTCGCTGACCGCCCGCGTCTTCGGCGAGACCGACCGGCCACTGCCCACCGCGACGGAGATGGCCGACATCGCCGAGCTGGTCACGCCGGGCGTCGCGGTCCCGCCGCTGGAACGGCACGACCGGGTCCTCGTCAACGGCAACGGCGAGGCGCAGTTCGGCCAGGTCCGCTACGAGGTCGACCACGCCACCGCGATACCCGACCTGCGCGCGTACGACGCCGAGGTGGCCGACCGGCTGAACGCTGCCGGTTGGCGGCTCGGCCCGACCTCCTTCTCCGGCCACCCGGATCTGCGCATGGCCGAGACCCTGACCGCCACCAGGGACGGCTGGGTGCTGATCTTCGCAAACACCTACTACTCCCCCGCGCCGACCTCGGGCGGCTGGTTCGACGTCTCCGTACGCCGGGCCGAGCCGGCCGGGATGCCGGTCGGCTTCGCGGCCGGCGCACTGTTCGGCATGGTGTTCGGCTGGTTCCTCACCGGCTGGGCGAGCCGCCGATCCGAGCACCATGCGACGGCCAGCGGCTCCCTGGCCCTGCTGGCCATCGTGGCCACCGGCAACGCCGCATTCTTGATCATCTACGTCGTACGGGACTATCTCACCGTCGTCGATCAGGGATTCTCCGTCAACGAGGGACCGATATGGTCGTGGACCGTCCTCGGCGACGAAGGTCTGCTCATCCTCGCCCCGACGGTCCTCGCCGTCGTCGTCGCGGCGGTCGTCCTCGCGCTCTGCGGCCGGCCCCGCGGCACCACCGGGCGACGACCTGCCCACAGGTCCGTCCCGCCCCGCGTCGGCTGGACGGCGGTGTCCGTCACGTTCGGCCTAGCGGTGATCACCACCTGCACCGGAATGGGATACCTCGGCTGCAACCTCTTCGTCGCCGCCCTGATCATGGCGATCGTGTTGAAAATGCACCTGGCAAGGACCGGGCCGACCGCCGCACCACCACCGCTCACCCGGGACCCGGGATCCGGCACCTCGGACGATCAGCCAGGGCTGGCCACATAATGGTGCTTTGTCAGGTTGTGTTGTGGTCTAGGTGGTTGCAGGTGTGGCATGCGCCGGCCATGACGGTGAGAAGTTGTTGTATTGCCCGAGTACGGCGTAGAGGGTCAGGCCGGCGCATGTGCTTTTGAGTCGAGGCGGAGCAGGGTGCAGAAGGCCACGACCGCGCCCAGCGCATGGTCGACGGGTACGACACCGTCCTCGGACCCGAAGCCGCACTGTCCGGCGGGAAGCGCCAACGCCTCACCATCGCCCGCGCGATCCTCGCCGACACCCCGGTCCTCGTCCCCGACCGGCTCACCGGCTCGGGGAGAACCTCACCACCACCGCGCCATGCGCCCCACCCCGGCTGTCCCAGGGTTGCGGGCAAGACGTCTGGGCAGGCGCTCAATTGTCAGCTGGCGCCAGGCGGAAGACGGGCCAGCCAATCTCGGTGCGCCATCTATCGGAGTTCCTGGTGTCGCGTGGGCCGACCTGGTAAGTCTCGTGGATCGGACCGTTGACGCCCAAGGCGTGCGCGACGACCCAGGCGCCAAGACGGCCATAGGTGACGTCGATGCCGTCATGCGGCCCGGCGTGGATGGCGACGGCGAGGTCGGCTGCCGGGAGTTCGACGACCTCGATCCGGCCAGAGGTGTACGGGGCGCGGACCGGCCGGAAGACGGTCATGGCACCGGCGCCGTCGGTGAACAGTTCGTTGGCGTAGCGGCCGCCC is a window from the Polymorphospora rubra genome containing:
- a CDS encoding MerR family transcriptional regulator codes for the protein MSGLRSSQVAAAAGVNLQTLRYYERRGLLAEPERTLGGHRLYPPGTVALLNVIKAAQRLGFTLDEVAELLDAGRRRHPTADLRQRAIDKIAEIDAKVANLTAIRAALTDVVDARCDSLTNCTCADCPIPFLTIGTAERLHGETA
- a CDS encoding MFS transporter, producing the protein MTTPLKAAPKRRWAALAVLVGAVLLLAIDGTVLYLAVPSLTRDLAPTAAQVLWIGDIYSLALAGLLVTMGTLADRIGRKRLLLAGTTAFGLASLLAAFAPTAEALIAARLLLGVAGATIMPSTLSIIRNMFTDQAERTRAIAVWSAASAGGIALGPLVGGVLLERFWWGSVFLINVPIMIVLLVAGAILLPESRDPAPGRFDPLSAGLSMAAIVPLVYAVKHAVGSGFDTVTATCLTVGLVAGALFVRRQRRLPAPMIDVALFRNPAFSGSVLANFISIFALTGLLFFFSQYLQLARGLRPLLAGLAEMPATIASIVVVGLVGIAMSRLGRGRAIALGQALASVGLVLMAVAEGADNYLWLGLALVPVGLGVGLAMTLSTDAVVSAVPPRKAGSAASISETAYELGVALGIAILGSIVTLVYRKNLTIPDDLPTDTRSAVEDSLASAMNVLEPGSALAHAAQEAFVHAMQTTSVIAGVITALAAVVAWRTIPSPKQPADRDPTTSTSH
- a CDS encoding TetR/AcrR family transcriptional regulator gives rise to the protein MPRKAGRPPEQTRRILLDAAATVIRNRGITATLDDIAREAGVSKGGLIYHFASKDELILALATDLLDAFRRAVHAALSPDDQTAGRLTRAYLHACLDPTDDEHTIRESLTLTAHLITSPEVAALAQDDAQRWQAELGADGLPADLVTLVVAAADGASYTPIWGGSIRTAAHQRLKHQLIALTHDPSAWKPVGRYGTAAADRAGTQMPGHRQN
- a CDS encoding class I SAM-dependent methyltransferase → MGKPTRWSTDTGPDHSQWYVDRFRQLAAEGADLGGEARLLDAMVAPGSRILDAGCGTGRVGAALAARGHTVLGVDADPVLVDAARADHPGPRWLVADLATLDLPASGITEPFDAAVVAGNVMAFVAPGTERDVLTRMAAHLRPDGIVVVGFGTDRGYALTVFDADIDASGLRREHRFATWDLRPWHAGADFAVTVLRRPAK
- a CDS encoding cellulose binding domain-containing protein, whose product is MRLKSSLLGVAAAAVTLAATLDGTSAPTTVPASTASPATTAAPTSPPPTGAACNVRYSAYTWDTYLTSSITITNTSGTPITSWVLTFPLPAGQHITTGWNAVYSPSSGKVTARGLDDHVIIGPGGAIAIGFVATHTGGTGSPSSFTLNGTPCSLG
- a CDS encoding MmcQ/YjbR family DNA-binding protein; the protein is MVTVVDVRTLARTLPRSSEHVIHDRVKFRVGSLVYVAFSRDETTMGFAYPKEQRDALIAGEPDLFFPPRASDLRFNWVCCHLARLDRRYMTELVTEAWRMVVPKFLARQRLGG
- a CDS encoding Imm1 family immunity protein; the protein is MRVYLRWHPDRELDGQDPRIHPTTARQAARDFLAADRQRPGHIDWQPMTEQV
- a CDS encoding PadR family transcriptional regulator, producing MREPTFWILTALVDQPRHGYGVMQQVTKLSGGETQLLPATLYAALDRLAAEGLVEIDREEAVGGRLRRYYRLTDGGGAALTAETQRLSRNVQTANRLLNALRPPAGPATATFG